The genomic DNA GGTGAAACCCATCAAGGTGTATTCGATGTTGCCTTTTTACGCAGTCTCCCTAACATGGTCATCATGATGGGTAAAGATGAAAACGAGCTGCGCCAGCTTGTTAATACAGGCATTCAATATGATGAAGGTCCGATTGCTTTAAGATTACCAAGAGGTAATGGTCTCGGTGTGCCAATGGACAATGATTTACAAACGTTTCCCATTGGGCAGTGGGAAACGCTACGTGAGGGTACGGATCTTGCCATACTCTCCTTTGGTCCAATGCTGCAAACCGCTTTAACTGCTGCCAAGCAACTGCAATCTGAAGGTGTATCAGCCAGAGTCATTAACGCACGATTTATCAAGCCTTTGGATGAACAGATGTTGCAGGGCTTAGCTGAAACAGGGATGCCGGTACTGACGGTTGAAGAAAGCATTTTACAAGGTGGTTTTGGCAGTGCTGTGCTGGAATACTTTCATCAACATGGCTACCATCATCAACAAGTAAAGAACATGGGAATTCCTGACCGGTATATTGAACATGGCAATGTCAAAGATCTACTTAAGGAAATTGGCTTAACGGATCAAGACATTGTTCGCGAAGCCAAATGGCTGCTTCCGAAAACTCAGGAAACAAAGAAGGCGCACTAAGTCAATGAAAGAACGTATTGATGTCATACTCGTTAACCAAGGATATTTTGATTCGAGAGAGCAAGCTAAACGCGCGGTCATGGCCGGTCTTGTTTTCTCTGGATCAGAACGCATTGACAAGCCCGGAAGCAAGATTGATGCCAATACTCTCTTAAGGGTTAAAGGCCAATCAATCCCTTATGTTGGTCGGGGTGGTCTGAAACTTGAAAAAGCACTTGACGTTTTTGATTTAACGGTGAAAGATCATCGAATGCTTGATATCGGATCATCGACAGGTGGTTTTACCGACTGTGCGCTGCAGAATGGTGCTGCACTTGTTTATGCATTAGATGTCGGCTATAATCAATTGGCGTGGAAGCTGCGCCAGGATGAGCGTGTGGTTGTTATGGAACGGACAAACTTCCGTTATAGCACACCGGATGATTTCATTTGTGGTACTCCATCTAGGGCAACGATTGACGTATCCTTTATCTCTTTAAAAATGATCTTCCCAGTTTTAGATGCTATATTAACTCCTGATGGTGAAGGAATTGCTCTGATTAAACCTCAGTTTGAGGCTGGGCGTGATGAGGTCGGTAAAAAGGGGATCGTTCGGGACCCTGGTGTACATTTGGATGTGATTAAGGATATTGTCACGTTTATGAAGGAAACGGGGTTTAGTGTACTTAGTCTAGATTCGTCTCCGGTCACTGGTGGAGACGGTAATATTGAATTCCTATGCCATTTTAAACGTCATGGGCAAGAGGATGCAGAGATCGTCCCTAGTGAAGCAGATATAAGACATATTGTTGAAAAAGCCCACCAACGTCTGAAGCAGCGATAATCGTTGCTTCTTTTTGTATGGGTTGACGATTGGCATGATTAAGCTAATATAGGATTAGGAACATTCGTTTCGGAAAGGATGGTTGCCATGCTCGCCGAATTACATATCGAAAATTTTGCTATTATTGATGAAGTCCATTTAACCTTTGAGAAGGGGTTGACGGTTTTAACTGGGGAAACGGGTGCGGGAAAATCCATTATTTTGGATGCGATTCATCTGCTTCTTGGGGCCAGAGGTTCAGTGGAATACGTCCGTCATGAAGCTAATAAGACGGATATCGAAGCGCTGTTTCACATCGGAGATGATCATCCTAGTCATCAGGGATTGGATGAACTAGGGATTGAGATTGAAGAAGGCATTTTAATTATCCGGAGAACCATTTCGAAAAATGGTAAAAGCACGTGTCGCATCAATGGAAAACTCGTGACATTGGCTCATGTACGAACAGTTGGTCAATATTTAGTTGATATTCACGGTCAGCACGAACATCAAGAATTGATGCAATCCGACAAACATATCCTGATGCTTGACAGATTTGGCGGTGAACCTCTTAAAGAGGCTAAAACTTCTTATAAGGTGCATTATGATGAAGCTAAGGCTATTCAGACAAGAATACAGACCTTACAGGAAAATGAACAGCATGTTGCACAACGATTAGATTTATTAGCTTATCAAATCAATGAAATTGGTGAGGCTGAATTGACGGTTGGTGAGGAAGAAGATCTTCTCGAAGAACGGACAAAATTGGCTAACTTTGAACGCTTGTATCAAGGCCTTAACCAGAGTTATGACGCAATTAACAGTGACAATAAAGGGTTGGATTGGCTTAGACAGGCTATGAACGAATTAGAAGATGTTCAGGAGCTTGATAAAGGATTAAAATCCGTGTACGAACAGGTTGCTAACAGTTTTTATATTCTTGAAGAACAGGCCTTTTATCTTCGCGATCAATTGGACACAATGGAATATCAGCCGGAAAAGTTGGAAATGATTGAAACAAGACTTAATGATATTCAAATGCTTAAACGAAAGTATGGCTCAACGATTAGTGATATTCTCGAGCACTTTGACAATATACAAAAAGAGTATGATGAATTAAAGCATCGCGATGTAACTTTAGATGGGTTGCAACATGATTATCAAGTCGCGATGGATAAACTCAGAGAAAAGGCTGATCGCCTTCATAACCTTAGGTTAGAGACGGCAGACAGTCTCGCTCAAAATATTAATCAGGAATTAAACGACTTATACATGGAAAAAGCCGTATTTGATATTTCAGTACGGCAATCAGATCAAATCGAACGAATAGAAGGTTATGGAGCAAACGGGGCTGATCATGTTCAGTTTTTGATTGCTAGTAATCCTGGCGAACCGCTGAAACCACTGGCAAAGATCGCTTCAGGCGGAGAGTTGTCCCGGATTATGTTAGCGATTAAATCACGTTTTAAATCATTTCAGAATGTCACCTCCATCATTTTTGATGAAGTCGATACGGGTGTCAGTGGCCGTGTAGCGCAAGCCATGGCAGAGAAAATATACGGTCTGTCAGCGTCTTCGCAAATTTTTTGTATTACGCATTTACCACAAGTTGCTGCGATGGCTGATCACCATCTATATATATCTAAACAAACCGATAATGAACGGACAGCGACGAAGGTCGATACCTTAACGGCAGGCGAGACCGCACAAGAAATCGGACGTATGATCTCAGGGGCAGAAATGACCAATTTAACCATGCAGCATGCCGAAGAATTGCTTGATCTTGCTGAGGAAATGAAATCAGGCTCATGAAAAGCTATCCACTCTTGGATAGCTTTTTCGTTACAAATAGTTATAATTCAGGCCACGGAAGGTAACCTTATAAATGCGGTGATAAAAGGTGTGGGTTAGGAGCGAGGAGAGTGAAATATGAGGCGTTCGGACTTCTTTAGAAAGGTGACAGGCATGATTCTCCTTGGCTTCTTATTGAGCCTTGGATTTTTTCAACCCATTAAAGAATATTTCCATATACCCCAAGAAATAACACTTTTTAATAGTGAGTCTTCAACGCTCGCTTCAAGTATACCGGCATCGGCCAACCTTGATGTTACTGATCAGAACATTGCGGCTGCATCAGCAACAAAGGATCAAGTTCAAATGACGGGAAAAAAGACAGGGGACACTGAGATGACTGTATCAGTCGGTAACGTTCCTGTAAAAAAAGTCGATGTGAAAGTGTCACCTGATTTAAAATTGGTTCCAGGAGGGCAATCAGTCGGTGTACAACTTAGTTCGAAGGGTGTCATGGTTGTAGGATTTCATTTAATTAAAACCCAGCAAGGTGAAAAATCACCCGGCGAAAAAGCAGGTATACAAGTCGGGGACATCATTACTAAAATCAATGGCAATCAAATTGAAAGCATGTCAGACGTTAAAAAGTATGTGAGGCAATCTGGTGAATCAGGCGAACCACTCAAATTAACGGTCAAGCGTCATGACAAGGTTGTTAAGAAGGAACTGCAACCTGTTAAGGATAAACAAAGTCAGAAGTACCGAATTGGTATCTATATTCGTGATTCGGCAGCAGGGATTGGTACGTTAACCTTCTACGATCCCAAATCCGGAAAATATGGCGCTCTCGGTCACGTGATTTCAGATATGGATACGAAGGAACCGATTGTCGCCGATGATGGAAAAATTGTTAAGTCTGAAATAACCGCGATTGATAAAGGCGAAGATGGTCAACCAGGAGAAAAAATTGCTCAGATTAAGTCAGATGGTAAGGCTATAGGTAATATTACTAAAAATACACCATTTGGTATTTATGGTGAACTCAATCAAGAACTTAAGAAAAGCCAATTCAATAAGCCAATGCCAATTGCCTTACCGAAGGAAGTTAAAGAGGGTCCGGCAAAAATATTAACGGTTATAGACGGAAATAAAATTCAGGCTTTTGATGTTAAAGTCGTGAACTCCATCTCGCAGAAATTCCCTGCAACCAAAGGCATGGTGATCAAAATCACTGATCCTAAATTATTGGATAAAACCGGCGGTATTGTTCAGGGGATGAGCGGCAGTCCGATTATTCAAGATGGAAAAATAATTGGCGCTGTGACTCACGTTTTCGTTAATGACAGTACTCAAGGCTATGGCGTTCATATCGAATGGATGCTGAAAGAGGCGGGTATTGACATTTATAAAGATGATCAAGGCAGAAAAGAAGCGAGCTGATCCAAGCTCCTTCTTTTTTTTGCTATCTGGTTTTGAATGATAAAAATTATTGGAACGATTGACGCTTATTTTGGAACGGTTCGGGTTGAATCTGGAACGGTGAATGCCCGTTTTGGAACGGTCAAGGCTCAATTTGGAACGATGAAAACATTCCTAGGAACGACCGGTTTTTGAACGCCAGCCGTCAAATAAGCAACGCTCAAGAACAAAAGGGATAAAATATGGAGAACTTTTGGGACGCATTTTGCGTCTTTTTTTAATGTGAAATTGCCGACGATGCCTTGGCAGGGATCTACAATATGAGTGGAGAAGTTGGTTGAAGCATGATATTGATTTAGAGCAGTGCTTTCACTTAAAAGAAGCTATAAACGAAAACGAAAAGAAATATAAATAGAGGGGATATTGAATTGTTGAGGCATAGAGAAGTTAATTGAAGCAGGAGTTTAGCAGGGGAGGAAGAACAAACATGGATGCCGTATTTGAAACTGAACAATCAATTTTTAATTATCGTGTAGCAGGAGTTTGGATAGAAGGGGATCATGTATTGTTACATAAGGCAGTAGACGATGATCATTGGGCACTTCCTGGGGGCAGAGTCAAAATTGCCGAAGAATCTGAAACAAGTATTAAAAGAGAAATGGTTGAAGAACTTGGCATCGAAGTTAAGGTTAATCATACCATTTGGATCATTGAAAACTTCTTTAACTTCGGTTCAAGAGACTATCACGAAATTGGATTTTATTATAACATTTCACCGGTTGATCGTTCATCTCACCTTACAACCGATGCTTTTTACGGACTTGAGGGAGAACGGCTCATTTATCAATGGGTCCCCATTGAAGAACTGAACAATCTTATCTTATATCCCGTCTTTTTAACAGCAGCTTTAAAAGACATACCTACGCATACGGAACATTTGGTTGTTAGACAATAAATTCAAACGATGTTTGGAGGATTAAAATAAATATTGCTCATTTTTATCCTTTTCTAGAAAACTCGAATGTAACGGATAAAAATGGCGTTAATTGGCTACTTTATTATCAAAAATAGTAGTTCAAAAGTGACCTATTTGATAAGAGCGAGTTAAGGGTTTAGCTCGCTCTTTAAGATTTTTCGACAAGCGTGTTGATTATTGACTCTATTCGTCGAAAAAACGAGTATTTGGGAGAAAACAAGAGTAAAATCGAAAAAACCTAGAAATTTTGAAAAACAGAAAAGGAATTCTTTTATTTTTGTCGAAACTGTATTATGGGAAAATAAGCTTGAGGAGGAACTGCATTGGAAAAAATTAAAGTGGTTTTAACGGATGATAATCAGGAACTCACAACGTTGATTCAAGAGTATATGTCCACACAGGAAGATATTGAAATTGTTGGAACAGCCTTTAATGGGCAAGAATGTCTGTCCGTTATACAAGACACGAAACCAGATGTTCTTGTATTAGATATTATTATGCCTCATTTGGACGGTCTCGGAGTTTTGGAACATATCCGTAGTGATGGATCAATGCCGCAGCCGAATATTATTATGTTAACGGCGTTTGGACAAGAAGATGTGACTAAAAAAGCGGTTGAGTTTGGGGCTTCTTATTTTATTTTAAAGCCATTTGACATGGAAAACTTGGCGAATAACATTCGGCAGGTCAACGGGAATAAGACACCGTTAATGCAAACGGGTCGCAGTGTTGCCGAAAGCATGGTACAGGGAACGAATGTTGAATCTAAGCCAAAAACCCAAAATCTCGACGCCAGCATCACAAATATTATTCACGAAATCGGTGTTCCAGCGCATATTAAAGGCTATATGTATTTACGTGAAGCGATTTCCATGGTTTATAAAGACATTGAGTTACTAGGTTCCATTACTAAAGTCCTTTATCCAGATATTGCGAAAAAGTACAAAACGACATCAAGCCGCGTCGAACGCGCGATTCGTCACGCTATTGAAGTAGCATGGAGTCGCGGCAACATCGAATCGATCTCGAAAATGTTCGGCTATACGGTTTCCATGTCGAAGGCGAAACCTACAAACAGTGAATTTATTGCGATGGTCGCTGACAAACTGAGGATTGAACATAAGGCGGTATAA from Tuberibacillus sp. Marseille-P3662 includes the following:
- a CDS encoding TlyA family RNA methyltransferase, with protein sequence MKERIDVILVNQGYFDSREQAKRAVMAGLVFSGSERIDKPGSKIDANTLLRVKGQSIPYVGRGGLKLEKALDVFDLTVKDHRMLDIGSSTGGFTDCALQNGAALVYALDVGYNQLAWKLRQDERVVVMERTNFRYSTPDDFICGTPSRATIDVSFISLKMIFPVLDAILTPDGEGIALIKPQFEAGRDEVGKKGIVRDPGVHLDVIKDIVTFMKETGFSVLSLDSSPVTGGDGNIEFLCHFKRHGQEDAEIVPSEADIRHIVEKAHQRLKQR
- the recN gene encoding DNA repair protein RecN, translated to MLAELHIENFAIIDEVHLTFEKGLTVLTGETGAGKSIILDAIHLLLGARGSVEYVRHEANKTDIEALFHIGDDHPSHQGLDELGIEIEEGILIIRRTISKNGKSTCRINGKLVTLAHVRTVGQYLVDIHGQHEHQELMQSDKHILMLDRFGGEPLKEAKTSYKVHYDEAKAIQTRIQTLQENEQHVAQRLDLLAYQINEIGEAELTVGEEEDLLEERTKLANFERLYQGLNQSYDAINSDNKGLDWLRQAMNELEDVQELDKGLKSVYEQVANSFYILEEQAFYLRDQLDTMEYQPEKLEMIETRLNDIQMLKRKYGSTISDILEHFDNIQKEYDELKHRDVTLDGLQHDYQVAMDKLREKADRLHNLRLETADSLAQNINQELNDLYMEKAVFDISVRQSDQIERIEGYGANGADHVQFLIASNPGEPLKPLAKIASGGELSRIMLAIKSRFKSFQNVTSIIFDEVDTGVSGRVAQAMAEKIYGLSASSQIFCITHLPQVAAMADHHLYISKQTDNERTATKVDTLTAGETAQEIGRMISGAEMTNLTMQHAEELLDLAEEMKSGS
- the spoIVB gene encoding SpoIVB peptidase gives rise to the protein MRRSDFFRKVTGMILLGFLLSLGFFQPIKEYFHIPQEITLFNSESSTLASSIPASANLDVTDQNIAAASATKDQVQMTGKKTGDTEMTVSVGNVPVKKVDVKVSPDLKLVPGGQSVGVQLSSKGVMVVGFHLIKTQQGEKSPGEKAGIQVGDIITKINGNQIESMSDVKKYVRQSGESGEPLKLTVKRHDKVVKKELQPVKDKQSQKYRIGIYIRDSAAGIGTLTFYDPKSGKYGALGHVISDMDTKEPIVADDGKIVKSEITAIDKGEDGQPGEKIAQIKSDGKAIGNITKNTPFGIYGELNQELKKSQFNKPMPIALPKEVKEGPAKILTVIDGNKIQAFDVKVVNSISQKFPATKGMVIKITDPKLLDKTGGIVQGMSGSPIIQDGKIIGAVTHVFVNDSTQGYGVHIEWMLKEAGIDIYKDDQGRKEAS
- a CDS encoding NUDIX hydrolase, with the protein product MDAVFETEQSIFNYRVAGVWIEGDHVLLHKAVDDDHWALPGGRVKIAEESETSIKREMVEELGIEVKVNHTIWIIENFFNFGSRDYHEIGFYYNISPVDRSSHLTTDAFYGLEGERLIYQWVPIEELNNLILYPVFLTAALKDIPTHTEHLVVRQ
- the spo0A gene encoding sporulation transcription factor Spo0A; protein product: MEKIKVVLTDDNQELTTLIQEYMSTQEDIEIVGTAFNGQECLSVIQDTKPDVLVLDIIMPHLDGLGVLEHIRSDGSMPQPNIIMLTAFGQEDVTKKAVEFGASYFILKPFDMENLANNIRQVNGNKTPLMQTGRSVAESMVQGTNVESKPKTQNLDASITNIIHEIGVPAHIKGYMYLREAISMVYKDIELLGSITKVLYPDIAKKYKTTSSRVERAIRHAIEVAWSRGNIESISKMFGYTVSMSKAKPTNSEFIAMVADKLRIEHKAV